In one Dermatophilaceae bacterium Sec6.4 genomic region, the following are encoded:
- the recA gene encoding recombinase RecA — MSPVAAGPKPGDKAKALEAVMAQIEKAHGKGSVMRLGEDVRPPIDVIPTGSIALDLALGIGGLPRGRVVEIYGPESSGKTTVALHAVASAQRAGGIAAFIDAEHALDPEYAKKLGVDIDSLLVSQPDTGEQALEIADMLIRSGSIAIIVIDSVAALVPRAEIEGEMGDSHVGLQARLMSQALRKITGALSNTGTTAIFINQLREKIGVMFGSPETTTGGKALKFYASVRLDVRRIETLKDGTDPVGNRTRVKVVKNKVAPPFKQAEFDILYGHGISREGGLIDMGVEQGFVRKSGAWYTYEGDQLGQGKENVRKFLLDNPDLSDEIEKKIKEKLGIGPQVDKPAEVVVSAGAVAPAKAAAPAEVPVDF; from the coding sequence ATGAGCCCAGTAGCAGCCGGTCCCAAGCCCGGAGACAAAGCAAAGGCCCTCGAAGCCGTCATGGCCCAGATCGAGAAGGCGCACGGCAAGGGTTCCGTGATGCGCCTGGGCGAGGACGTCCGTCCCCCGATCGACGTCATCCCGACCGGTTCGATCGCGCTCGACCTGGCCCTCGGTATCGGCGGGCTCCCGCGCGGTCGGGTCGTGGAGATCTACGGCCCGGAGAGCAGTGGTAAGACCACGGTTGCGCTGCACGCGGTCGCCAGCGCCCAGCGGGCGGGCGGTATCGCTGCGTTCATCGACGCCGAACACGCGCTCGATCCCGAATACGCCAAGAAGCTCGGAGTCGACATCGACTCGCTGCTGGTCAGTCAGCCCGACACGGGCGAGCAGGCGCTGGAAATTGCGGACATGTTGATCCGCTCCGGATCGATCGCCATCATCGTGATCGACTCCGTCGCTGCCCTGGTGCCGCGTGCGGAGATCGAGGGCGAGATGGGTGACAGCCACGTCGGCCTCCAGGCCCGACTGATGTCCCAGGCGCTGCGCAAGATCACCGGCGCTCTCAGTAACACCGGCACGACCGCGATCTTCATCAACCAGCTGCGCGAGAAGATCGGCGTGATGTTCGGCTCGCCGGAGACCACTACCGGTGGCAAGGCGCTGAAGTTCTACGCGTCCGTGCGGCTGGACGTGCGCCGCATCGAGACGCTGAAGGACGGCACCGACCCCGTCGGTAACCGCACCCGCGTCAAGGTGGTCAAGAACAAGGTGGCTCCGCCCTTCAAGCAGGCCGAGTTCGACATCCTGTACGGACACGGCATCTCCCGTGAAGGTGGCCTGATCGACATGGGCGTGGAGCAGGGCTTCGTCCGCAAATCCGGAGCCTGGTACACCTACGAAGGCGACCAGCTCGGACAGGGCAAGGAGAATGTCCGCAAGTTCTTGCTGGACAACCCCGACCTGAGTGACGAGATCGAGAAGAAGATCAAAGAGAAGCTCGGTATCGGCCCGCAGGTCGACAAGCCTGCCGAGGTTGTGGTGTCGGCAGGGGCAGTCGCACCGGCCAAGGCTGCGGCGCCGGCCGAGGTGCCGGTCGACTTCTAA
- a CDS encoding nitrilase-related carbon-nitrogen hydrolase, protein MRLIIAPDVPDSPARVQEPQSPPVRVGLVQHAWDCDPVRLAQTLHAAIGQAAETGAKFVFLPEITLSRYPADTLPTGTPSDTAEDLVSGPTMQLVQRAAREFGVYVHSSLYERADAEDGRGFNTAILVAPDGELVQRTRKTHIPVTAGYYEDKYFRPGPPQDAYPVAVVQDPDIKIGLPTCWDEWFPEVARSYALAGAQLLVYPTAIGSEPDHPDFDTQPLWQHTIVAHAIANALFVIAPNRCGNEGLITFYGSSFIADPYGRVLVQAPRDEEAVLVADLDLGQCRDWLDLFPFLATRRPDTYAALAAPVTSEHARTVQQ, encoded by the coding sequence ATGCGCCTCATCATCGCTCCCGATGTCCCCGATTCCCCTGCCCGCGTCCAGGAACCACAGTCACCGCCTGTCCGCGTCGGACTGGTCCAGCATGCGTGGGATTGCGACCCGGTACGGCTCGCGCAGACCCTGCACGCGGCCATCGGGCAGGCGGCCGAGACAGGTGCGAAATTCGTGTTCCTGCCCGAGATCACCCTCTCGCGCTACCCCGCCGACACCTTGCCCACCGGCACCCCGAGCGACACGGCCGAAGACCTGGTGAGCGGCCCGACCATGCAGCTGGTGCAGCGGGCAGCGCGCGAGTTCGGCGTCTACGTGCACTCATCTCTCTACGAGCGTGCCGACGCCGAGGACGGCCGCGGGTTCAACACCGCGATCCTGGTGGCGCCCGACGGCGAACTGGTGCAGCGCACCCGCAAGACCCACATCCCGGTCACCGCCGGCTACTACGAGGACAAATACTTCCGCCCCGGTCCGCCGCAGGACGCCTACCCGGTCGCCGTCGTGCAGGACCCCGATATCAAAATCGGCTTGCCGACCTGCTGGGACGAGTGGTTCCCGGAGGTCGCGCGGTCCTACGCGCTCGCGGGCGCCCAGCTGCTGGTCTACCCGACAGCTATCGGCTCCGAGCCGGACCACCCGGACTTCGACACCCAGCCGCTGTGGCAGCACACGATCGTCGCGCATGCCATCGCCAACGCACTCTTTGTGATTGCGCCCAACCGCTGCGGCAACGAGGGCCTGATCACCTTCTACGGCAGTTCGTTCATCGCCGACCCGTACGGCCGGGTGCTCGTCCAGGCTCCCCGCGACGAGGAGGCGGTGCTGGTCGCCGATCTCGATCTGGGGCAGTGCAGGGACTGGCTGGATCTGTTCCCCTTCCTCGCGACCCGCAGACCGGACACCTACGCCGCACTGGCGGCGCCGGTGACGTCCGAGCACGCGCGGACGGTGCAGCAGTGA
- a CDS encoding nicotinamide-nucleotide amidohydrolase family protein, whose translation MRSTPMFEPAELIDALRLRSATVAVAESLTGGLVVSALVGVPGASEVVRGGVVAYATDLKSSVLGVDADLLARGGAVQAQVAMQMAAGVRRVLAATWGLATTGVAGPAPQDGQPVGRAFIAVCSPGWSQVQQLDLFGDRAAVRERCTSAVLELLATALEETGARTNSPG comes from the coding sequence ATGAGGTCGACGCCGATGTTCGAGCCGGCAGAGCTGATCGACGCGTTGCGACTGCGCTCAGCGACGGTTGCCGTAGCCGAGTCGCTGACCGGCGGGCTCGTGGTGTCAGCGCTGGTGGGGGTGCCCGGCGCGAGCGAGGTGGTGCGAGGGGGAGTCGTCGCCTATGCGACCGATCTGAAGTCCAGCGTGCTCGGCGTCGACGCCGACCTGTTGGCCCGCGGTGGCGCGGTACAGGCCCAGGTGGCGATGCAGATGGCGGCCGGCGTGCGCCGGGTGCTTGCAGCGACCTGGGGTCTGGCCACCACAGGTGTTGCGGGTCCGGCGCCGCAGGACGGGCAGCCCGTCGGTCGCGCGTTCATCGCGGTGTGCAGTCCGGGCTGGTCGCAAGTGCAACAGCTGGACCTGTTCGGCGACCGCGCCGCGGTGCGCGAACGGTGTACGAGCGCAGTGCTCGAGCTGCTGGCCACCGCGTTGGAAGAAACCGGTGCGAGGACTAATTCGCCCGGCTGA
- a CDS encoding helix-turn-helix transcriptional regulator, producing MILLRRELGDVLRDERQEQGRTLREVSAAARVSLGYLSEIERGEKEASSELLSSVCSALGIPLSIALSQVSERVAAAEAVSAPVPLPMHKPATPVVSAA from the coding sequence ATGATCTTGCTACGACGCGAACTCGGTGATGTCCTGCGCGACGAGCGTCAGGAGCAGGGCCGGACGCTGCGTGAGGTCTCGGCAGCCGCTCGGGTATCGCTCGGCTACCTCAGTGAGATCGAGCGCGGCGAGAAGGAAGCCAGCTCGGAGTTGCTTTCCTCGGTGTGCTCGGCGCTCGGCATCCCGCTCTCGATCGCCCTTTCTCAGGTGTCCGAGCGGGTCGCTGCAGCCGAAGCCGTGTCTGCGCCGGTGCCGCTGCCGATGCACAAGCCTGCGACCCCGGTCGTCTCTGCAGCCTGA
- a CDS encoding ATP-dependent helicase produces MSTSKSTAKSTADVLDRFSPITRAWFTGTFSEPTTAQVGAWDAISSGAHTLVVAPTGSGKTLSAFLWALDRIATQAVPEDPQKRCRVLYISPMKALAVDVERNLRAPLVGLKHAAIRLGEQPPEVTVAVRSGDTPAQERRAFTRTPSDVLITTPESLFLLLTSAARETLTGIETVILDEVHALAGSKRGAHLAVSLERLDALLDTPAQRVGLSATVRPVEEVARFLAGGRPVTCVQPPSTKKWDLDVVVPVPDLAELGQVTQDLSGAAAGPRERSSIWPHVEERIVDLITTHRSTLVFANSRRLAERLTTRLNEIWQERTAESADTADDQASRPPAQMMAQAGSARGAPAVLARAHHGSVSKEQRGEIEDALKTGALPAVVATSSLELGIDMGAVDLVIQVESPPSVASGLQRVGRAGHQVGAVSHGVVFPKFRGDLVQTAVVVERMRSGGIEALKVPSNPIDVLAQHIVAMCAMDEWNVEELYALVQRAAPFGTLARTVLESVLDMLSGRYPSEEFAELRPRIVWDRVGATLTGRPGAQRLAVTSGGTIPDRGLYGVFLAGGTGPGRRVGELDEEMVYESRVGDLFTLGTSTWRIEDITHDQVLVTPAPGQPGKLPFWKGDSLGRPVELGAAVGAFVREVGALPDDKAHERVRAAGLDQWAADNLIAYLRDQQEATGHLSHDRQIVVERFRDELGDWRIVIHSPFGAGVHAPWALAIAARMRERFGLEVQAMHGDDGIVLRLLDLDLDEGEQSLGSALMEIIALDPDDVHQLVTEQIGGSALFAARFRECAARALLLPRRQPGKRQALWQQRQRASQLLEVASRYPSFPIVLEAVRECVQDVFDVPGLTQLMRDIGARKVRMVQVDTPRPSPFAASLLFGYVAQFLYEGDSPLAERRAAALSLDPSLLSDLLGTAEGASLRDLLDPQVVTDTGQELQRLAQNRRARNMEDVADLLRVLGPLTVTEVTARSESTIGEVQGWLTELIQTRRVIEPSWGGIVRYAAIEDASRLRDALGVALPPGVPGVFLEPVNDPLGELLSRYARTHIPFTVMEAAESFGLGRAVVNDGLRRLVGVGRLVEGEFRPGVQSGEGALEFCDREVLRILKRRSLASLRAEVEPVPAVEFARFMPSWQGIQGRARGVDGLLRAVEQLAGARVPASALETLVLPARVVGYTPALLDELTSGGEVLWQGHAALPGDDGWVSLHLAETAHLTLAPADTTLELAPTHLALIEALGAGGAYFFRSLSDAVGSTNDTEFITALWDLVWAGRMTGDTLTPVRALLAGGKTAHKARTSGPRRTRYARPGSGLRAMGAARPAMPVRGGPPTGAGRWSALPAADTDATLRALATTEVLLDRYGVVTRGSVAAEGVPGGFSVIYKVLASAEETGRVRRGYFVEGLGAAQFATSGAIDRLRAGTKPITSHRNPWDPPAPSEAARAVVLAAADPANPYGAALPWPESGGGHKPGRKAGALVVLVDGSLALYIERGGKSLLSWSTEESELQAAADALVLAVREGALSGITVHTADGDAVLGADSPLTAALQTAGFHTTPRGLRLRR; encoded by the coding sequence ATGAGCACCAGCAAGAGCACAGCCAAGAGCACAGCCGATGTCCTGGACCGGTTCTCCCCGATCACCCGGGCGTGGTTCACGGGCACGTTCAGCGAGCCCACGACCGCGCAGGTCGGTGCGTGGGACGCGATCTCCAGCGGGGCCCACACGCTCGTGGTCGCGCCCACCGGCTCCGGTAAGACGCTGTCCGCTTTTCTGTGGGCGCTGGACCGGATCGCCACGCAGGCCGTGCCGGAGGATCCGCAGAAACGCTGCCGGGTGCTCTACATCTCTCCGATGAAGGCACTGGCCGTCGATGTCGAACGCAACCTACGCGCGCCGCTGGTCGGCCTCAAACACGCCGCAATACGCCTCGGCGAACAGCCGCCCGAGGTGACGGTCGCCGTACGCTCGGGCGACACCCCTGCGCAGGAACGCCGTGCCTTCACCCGCACCCCCAGCGACGTGCTCATCACCACCCCGGAGTCGCTGTTCCTGCTGCTGACCTCGGCTGCTCGCGAGACCCTCACCGGTATCGAGACCGTGATCCTGGACGAGGTGCATGCGCTTGCCGGCTCCAAACGTGGTGCGCACCTGGCCGTGTCCCTGGAGCGGCTGGATGCGTTGCTCGACACCCCCGCGCAACGGGTGGGACTCTCCGCCACGGTTCGACCTGTCGAGGAGGTCGCCCGGTTCCTCGCCGGCGGCCGGCCGGTGACCTGTGTCCAACCACCGTCGACCAAGAAGTGGGACCTCGACGTCGTCGTCCCCGTACCCGATCTGGCTGAACTGGGCCAGGTCACCCAGGATCTGAGCGGTGCCGCAGCCGGCCCCCGCGAGCGCAGCTCGATCTGGCCACATGTGGAAGAACGCATCGTCGACCTGATCACCACCCACCGGTCCACACTGGTCTTCGCCAACTCTCGGCGGCTCGCCGAGCGACTGACAACCCGCCTCAACGAGATCTGGCAGGAACGCACCGCCGAATCGGCCGATACTGCCGACGATCAGGCGTCGCGCCCACCGGCCCAGATGATGGCGCAGGCAGGCAGCGCCCGCGGTGCGCCCGCCGTACTCGCCCGCGCCCACCACGGGTCGGTGAGCAAGGAGCAGCGCGGCGAGATCGAGGACGCACTCAAGACCGGCGCACTGCCGGCTGTGGTCGCCACCAGTTCCCTGGAGCTCGGCATCGACATGGGGGCGGTCGACCTCGTGATCCAGGTGGAGTCCCCACCCAGTGTCGCGAGCGGGTTGCAGCGGGTCGGGCGTGCTGGGCACCAGGTCGGTGCCGTCAGTCACGGCGTGGTCTTCCCCAAATTTCGCGGCGATCTCGTGCAGACCGCTGTCGTCGTCGAGCGGATGCGCAGCGGCGGCATCGAGGCCCTGAAGGTGCCGTCCAACCCCATCGACGTGCTGGCTCAGCACATCGTCGCGATGTGCGCGATGGATGAGTGGAACGTCGAGGAGCTCTACGCACTGGTGCAACGAGCAGCACCGTTCGGCACGCTGGCGCGCACGGTGCTGGAGTCGGTGCTCGACATGCTCTCGGGTCGGTATCCCAGCGAAGAGTTCGCCGAGCTACGACCGCGCATCGTCTGGGACCGGGTCGGCGCGACCCTGACCGGTCGTCCCGGCGCGCAACGACTCGCGGTCACCAGCGGCGGCACGATCCCCGACCGCGGGCTGTACGGCGTGTTCCTGGCCGGCGGCACCGGGCCCGGGCGTCGCGTGGGTGAGCTGGACGAGGAGATGGTCTACGAGTCGCGGGTCGGTGACCTGTTCACCCTCGGCACCAGCACCTGGCGGATCGAGGACATCACCCACGACCAGGTGCTGGTGACGCCTGCCCCCGGCCAACCGGGAAAGTTGCCGTTCTGGAAGGGCGACTCGCTGGGACGGCCGGTCGAGCTGGGCGCCGCGGTAGGTGCCTTCGTCCGCGAGGTCGGTGCCCTGCCCGACGACAAGGCACATGAACGGGTGCGCGCCGCGGGCCTGGACCAGTGGGCCGCGGACAACCTGATCGCCTACCTGCGCGATCAGCAGGAAGCCACCGGCCACCTGTCCCACGACCGCCAGATCGTCGTCGAGCGGTTCCGGGACGAACTGGGCGACTGGCGGATCGTGATCCACTCACCCTTCGGCGCCGGGGTACACGCACCCTGGGCACTCGCGATCGCGGCTCGGATGCGGGAGCGGTTCGGCCTGGAGGTGCAGGCCATGCACGGCGACGACGGCATCGTGCTGCGGCTGCTCGACCTGGATCTCGACGAGGGCGAGCAGTCGTTGGGCAGTGCGTTGATGGAGATCATCGCCCTCGACCCCGATGACGTACATCAGCTGGTCACCGAGCAGATCGGCGGATCGGCACTGTTCGCAGCGCGCTTCCGCGAGTGCGCGGCACGTGCCCTGCTGCTGCCCCGACGGCAGCCGGGTAAGCGGCAGGCGCTGTGGCAGCAACGCCAACGAGCGTCGCAACTGCTGGAGGTCGCCAGCCGCTATCCGTCGTTCCCGATCGTGCTGGAGGCGGTGCGCGAGTGCGTACAGGATGTCTTCGACGTGCCGGGCCTGACTCAGCTGATGCGCGATATCGGGGCACGCAAGGTGCGCATGGTGCAGGTCGACACACCGCGACCCTCACCGTTCGCGGCGAGTCTGCTCTTCGGGTACGTCGCACAGTTCCTCTACGAAGGCGACTCCCCACTCGCCGAACGTCGTGCCGCCGCGCTCTCGCTCGACCCGTCGTTGCTGTCGGATCTGCTGGGAACCGCCGAGGGTGCCTCGCTGCGCGATCTGCTGGACCCGCAGGTCGTCACCGACACCGGGCAAGAGCTGCAACGCCTGGCGCAGAACCGTCGCGCACGAAACATGGAGGATGTCGCCGACCTGCTGCGGGTGCTCGGCCCACTCACCGTCACCGAGGTCACCGCCCGCAGCGAGAGCACCATCGGCGAGGTCCAGGGGTGGCTGACCGAGCTCATCCAGACCCGGCGGGTCATCGAGCCCTCCTGGGGTGGAATTGTGCGGTACGCCGCCATCGAAGACGCATCCCGCCTGCGCGACGCACTCGGCGTTGCCCTGCCACCCGGCGTGCCCGGTGTCTTCCTCGAACCGGTCAACGACCCGCTCGGGGAGCTGCTGTCGCGCTACGCCCGCACGCATATCCCGTTCACCGTCATGGAAGCCGCCGAGTCGTTCGGTCTCGGTCGCGCAGTGGTCAACGACGGCCTGCGGCGCCTCGTGGGTGTCGGCAGGTTGGTGGAGGGCGAGTTCAGGCCCGGCGTGCAGTCCGGCGAGGGCGCGCTGGAGTTCTGCGACCGCGAAGTGCTGCGGATCCTCAAGCGGCGCTCGCTGGCATCGCTACGGGCAGAGGTCGAACCGGTGCCGGCAGTGGAATTCGCGCGGTTCATGCCCTCCTGGCAAGGCATCCAGGGGCGCGCCCGGGGTGTCGATGGCCTGCTGCGCGCAGTGGAACAGCTTGCCGGGGCCCGGGTGCCCGCCAGCGCGCTGGAGACCCTGGTGCTGCCGGCTCGGGTCGTCGGTTACACCCCGGCGCTGCTGGACGAGTTGACCAGTGGTGGTGAGGTGCTCTGGCAGGGGCACGCAGCACTACCCGGCGACGACGGATGGGTGTCCCTGCATCTGGCGGAGACAGCCCACCTCACGCTGGCACCGGCCGATACGACGCTCGAGCTGGCACCGACCCACCTCGCTCTGATCGAAGCGCTCGGCGCGGGCGGCGCCTACTTCTTCCGGTCACTCTCGGACGCGGTGGGCTCGACGAACGACACCGAGTTCATCACCGCTCTGTGGGATCTGGTGTGGGCCGGACGAATGACCGGCGACACTCTGACTCCGGTACGCGCCCTGTTGGCCGGCGGCAAGACGGCCCACAAGGCCCGTACGTCCGGCCCACGGCGCACGCGGTATGCCCGACCCGGCTCCGGTCTGCGCGCGATGGGCGCTGCCCGCCCGGCAATGCCGGTCCGCGGTGGTCCGCCAACCGGCGCGGGGCGGTGGTCCGCGCTGCCCGCTGCAGACACCGACGCGACCTTGCGCGCGCTCGCGACCACCGAGGTGCTGCTGGACCGCTATGGCGTGGTGACCCGTGGATCGGTGGCTGCCGAAGGGGTGCCGGGTGGGTTCTCGGTCATCTACAAGGTGCTGGCTTCGGCTGAGGAGACCGGACGGGTGCGACGTGGATACTTCGTGGAAGGTCTGGGCGCGGCCCAGTTCGCCACCTCCGGCGCGATCGATCGGCTCCGCGCGGGAACCAAACCGATCACCTCGCACCGCAACCCGTGGGATCCGCCGGCGCCGAGCGAGGCAGCGCGCGCGGTCGTCCTGGCCGCTGCCGACCCTGCCAACCCGTACGGCGCGGCACTGCCCTGGCCCGAATCCGGTGGCGGACACAAACCGGGCCGCAAAGCCGGTGCTCTCGTGGTGCTGGTGGACGGGTCGTTGGCCCTCTACATAGAGCGCGGCGGCAAGTCGCTGCTGAGCTGGTCCACCGAAGAATCCGAACTCCAAGCCGCGGCGGACGCGCTCGTACTCGCCGTCCGCGAAGGCGCACTGAGTGGAATTACCGTGCACACTGCGGACGGCGACGCCGTACTCGGTGCCGACTCACCGCTGACCGCTGCACTACAGACCGCGGGGTTCCATACGACACCCCGCGGCCTGCGACTACGACGTTGA
- a CDS encoding DUF3046 domain-containing protein, which yields MRVSEFWRLMDEEFGSGYARVLARSHSIYALADRTADQAIDEGENLRDVWQALCKDMDVPPDRWLGRDLPAPR from the coding sequence GTGCGAGTGAGCGAATTCTGGCGACTGATGGATGAGGAGTTCGGCTCCGGATACGCCCGGGTGCTGGCGAGATCCCACTCGATCTACGCGCTCGCCGATCGCACCGCCGATCAGGCGATCGATGAGGGCGAAAACCTGCGCGACGTGTGGCAGGCACTCTGCAAGGACATGGATGTGCCGCCGGACCGCTGGCTGGGTCGGGATCTGCCGGCTCCCCGCTGA
- a CDS encoding agmatine deiminase family protein produces the protein MPPEWAPHERTWMAFPTQGYTLGDTAEEAGAARRTWAAVANATVAFEPVSMVVAPADVQIARDLLDPAVELHEAPLNDAWMRDMGPSFVRSADGTRLGAVDWIFNGWGAQSWASWEHDEKIGRFVAGLAGADVISSPLVNEGGGFHIDGEGTVLLTETVQLDPGRNPDATKESIEAEFTRCIGVDTFIWLPRGLTRDYDDFGTRGHVDIVATFPSPGVVLVHHQEDNSHPDYAVSEQLIESLRGAVDSAGRTVRIVPIPAPATLTDEEGPVDYSYVNHLVVNGGVIACTFDDAHDDRALDVLRQVYPGREVVGVDARELYARGGGVHCITQQQPSLG, from the coding sequence ATGCCGCCGGAGTGGGCACCTCACGAGCGCACCTGGATGGCGTTCCCGACCCAGGGATACACCCTCGGCGACACGGCCGAGGAGGCCGGTGCCGCCCGGCGCACCTGGGCTGCGGTGGCCAACGCGACCGTGGCGTTCGAGCCGGTGTCGATGGTGGTGGCACCGGCCGACGTGCAGATCGCCCGCGACCTGCTCGATCCGGCGGTCGAACTGCACGAGGCGCCCTTGAACGACGCCTGGATGCGCGACATGGGCCCCTCGTTCGTCCGATCTGCGGATGGAACCCGGCTCGGCGCCGTGGACTGGATCTTCAACGGGTGGGGCGCGCAGTCCTGGGCGAGCTGGGAGCACGACGAGAAGATCGGGCGCTTCGTGGCGGGACTCGCCGGCGCAGACGTCATCTCCTCCCCGCTGGTCAACGAAGGCGGCGGATTTCACATCGACGGCGAGGGCACGGTCCTGCTGACCGAGACCGTGCAGTTGGACCCCGGCCGCAACCCGGACGCGACCAAGGAGTCGATCGAGGCCGAATTCACCCGGTGTATCGGTGTCGACACGTTCATCTGGCTGCCCCGCGGGCTGACCCGCGACTATGACGACTTCGGCACCCGCGGGCACGTCGACATCGTCGCGACCTTCCCCTCGCCCGGCGTCGTGCTCGTGCACCATCAGGAGGACAACTCCCACCCCGACTACGCCGTCAGCGAGCAGCTCATCGAGAGCCTGCGCGGCGCGGTCGACTCGGCGGGACGCACGGTCCGGATCGTGCCGATCCCTGCGCCGGCGACCCTGACCGACGAGGAGGGCCCGGTCGACTACAGCTACGTCAACCACCTGGTCGTCAACGGCGGCGTCATCGCGTGCACCTTCGACGACGCCCATGACGACCGCGCCCTGGACGTGCTGCGACAGGTCTACCCCGGCCGTGAGGTTGTCGGCGTGGATGCCCGTGAGCTGTACGCCCGTGGCGGCGGCGTCCACTGCATCACCCAGCAGCAGCCCAGCCTCGGGTGA
- a CDS encoding DUF5302 domain-containing protein — MTQESQSKEPNAKDPQNGPDEEMRRKFREALDKKHAHGGPNAPDRSGRSKAAGKHDAETGGTQQMFRRKSG, encoded by the coding sequence ATGACGCAGGAATCGCAGTCGAAAGAGCCGAACGCGAAGGACCCGCAGAACGGACCGGATGAGGAGATGCGGCGCAAGTTCCGTGAGGCGCTGGACAAGAAGCACGCGCACGGTGGGCCCAATGCCCCCGATCGCAGTGGTCGCTCCAAAGCAGCGGGAAAACACGATGCGGAAACTGGGGGAACCCAGCAGATGTTCCGCCGTAAGTCGGGCTGA
- a CDS encoding DNA-formamidopyrimidine glycosylase family protein, with translation MPEGDVVWKAAQRLDAALRGEPLAGAELRWPNIGDRPLHGMVTTGVHSRGKHLLHRLDSGLTIHSHLRMEGSWRVRPTSSVTPRFARAGDIRALLATDTWAAVGWRLGMLDLIPTSGEHRLVGHLGPDILGPDWDPDQAVSHLARAPQVPIGAALLDQRNLAGIGTFFAAEALFAQRMPPWQPVGELEHAQLRELVDVAHRQLEHSAHHPNRSLTQRTGLQDDNYVHGRSGLPCERCGRQIRVAMIGQPPQDRTMFYCPTCQGGLGPTDDGKKQRPLGR, from the coding sequence ATGCCGGAGGGAGATGTGGTGTGGAAGGCCGCCCAACGGCTCGATGCGGCGCTGCGGGGTGAACCACTCGCAGGCGCGGAGCTGAGGTGGCCCAACATCGGGGACCGCCCGCTGCACGGCATGGTCACGACCGGCGTGCACAGTCGTGGAAAACACCTGCTGCACCGACTTGATTCGGGACTGACCATCCACTCCCACCTGCGGATGGAGGGATCGTGGCGGGTGCGTCCCACCTCTTCGGTCACCCCGCGCTTTGCCCGGGCTGGCGACATCCGGGCCCTGCTCGCCACCGACACCTGGGCTGCGGTGGGGTGGCGGCTCGGAATGCTCGATCTGATCCCCACGTCGGGCGAACACCGGCTCGTGGGACATCTTGGCCCGGACATCCTGGGCCCGGACTGGGATCCGGACCAGGCAGTGAGCCACCTCGCCCGCGCGCCGCAGGTGCCGATCGGTGCGGCGCTGCTGGACCAACGCAATCTCGCCGGGATCGGCACCTTCTTCGCGGCGGAGGCCCTCTTCGCCCAGCGGATGCCGCCGTGGCAGCCCGTGGGAGAACTGGAGCACGCGCAACTACGCGAACTGGTCGACGTCGCCCACCGGCAACTCGAACATTCAGCACATCACCCGAACCGGTCGCTCACCCAACGCACCGGGCTGCAGGACGACAACTACGTGCACGGACGCAGCGGCCTGCCGTGCGAACGGTGCGGCCGCCAGATCCGGGTGGCCATGATCGGACAGCCACCGCAGGACCGCACCATGTTCTACTGCCCCACCTGTCAGGGCGGCCTGGGGCCTACCGACGACGGGAAAAAGCAGCGACCGCTGGGCCGTTGA